In Monodelphis domestica isolate mMonDom1 chromosome 4, mMonDom1.pri, whole genome shotgun sequence, one DNA window encodes the following:
- the LOC103102736 gene encoding carcinoembryonic antigen-related cell adhesion molecule 1-like, protein MVPGGDSALTLTQLSLLLLSPEKLIKPKIAVNDTNILEDESLILTCSTENVGANIGWFFNGQPLSLHGRMSTFENNQILLIKGVKREDAGSYQCEAWNPANANRSDDLTLTVSSSESPERSNGATLSGGSITVVVIGVVAGVALLGALIYVLITKNTGR, encoded by the exons ATGGTGCCTGGTGGAGACTCAGCCCTGACCCTCACACAACTCTCCCTTCTTTTGCTCTCTCCAGAGAAACTGATCAAACCTAAGATTGCTGTCAATGACACCAACATCCTAGAGGACGAGTCTTTGATCCTGACCTGTAGCACAGAAAATGTGGGGGCAAATATTGGGTGGTTCTTCAACGGCCAGCCCTTGTCTCTCCACGGAAGGATGAGCACATTCGAGAATAATCAGATTCTCCTCATTAAGGGTGTGAAGAGGGAAGATGCTGGGTCCTACCAGTGTGAAGCCTGGAATCCAGCCAACGCCAATAGAAGTGATGACCTCACCCTGACTGTGAGCT CATCTGAGTCTCCAGAAAGAAGTAATGGTGCCACTCTGTCTGGTGGATCTATCACAGTTGTTGTGATTGGAGTTGTAGCTGGAGTGGCTCTTCTTGGGGCTCTCATCTATGTCCTCATCACCAAAAATACTGGAAGGTAG